In the genome of Raphanus sativus cultivar WK10039 chromosome 4, ASM80110v3, whole genome shotgun sequence, one region contains:
- the LOC108855668 gene encoding pre-mRNA-processing factor 39-2 isoform X2 encodes MYGLTIALSLLLRMKILMMFVGISEFYGLFERGISFVGKDYSCCALWDKYIDFLLIKKHWSSLAHVYLRTLRYPSKKLDFYYKNFRKIAASLKEKIKCGIEVNGDLSSDPMDEDLAPKRHSEEEISVVIRDLMGPSSSLAVAKALHAYLSIGEQFYQDSQELKEKISCFETQIRRPYFHVKPLDTNQLDNWHKYLSFAETYGDFDWAIKLYERCLIPCANDAEFWFRYVDFVESNGGRELANFALARASQTFVKDASAIHLFNARFKEHVGDASAASVALSRCGEELGVGFVENVTKKANMEKRMGNFEAAISTYREALKKTLSGKENLEITALLYVQFSRLKYMITNNADEAAQILIEGNEKVPHCKLLLEELIRLVMMHGGGCRQVDLLHPIIDKEISHQDDSSGGLSAEDKENISNLYMEFIDLSGTIHDVRKALRRHIKLFPHSAKAKLHESRPLGNSLRELIQQREKTRECLNQDLSTNKGTGSNTLEEKKDFPLILNSDDADYINTEPNGESHVEENNNVADRKKLCESQNDLSTGQKSNEGGERSREVSLPIKNTPPEPGFVSKQAHFSCSSVDTVKSDAIEIQPSGFRSHQNQEFLRQASRNRFQRRDFNQNRRDHKPRSQERPPQMSYPPPVTTGRGGFNQLMGVSPRDNPSVSQSLQNQCQYPMVQPSNAYPPQAQIPGHHMNVASSENPAAVQNSFSQIPQNQHQGSAAQVQPSFAYPQSQIPQHPVQSNDQTEGQVQSYEAYNQMWQQYYYYNYHYYQQQQQQQLLSEQPQPNQNNPHPQQDPNLLSKQYQTQAGTQHPQSQHVDTQQHSQEPQNQQQILYQQQQQQEWFQQQQEYHLYLQQQELQGEAKGHEQRPSVPQVSTRDSDILQKSGESGGHEVEHSSDTSITSI; translated from the exons ATGTATGGCTTGACTATTGCACTTTCGCTGTTGCTGCGTATGAAGatcctaatgatgtttgtagGTATATCTGAATTTTATGG ATTATTTGAGAGGGGGATCTCATTTGTTGGGAAAGATTATTCTTGCTGCGCTCTCTGGGACAAATATATAGACTTTCTCTTGATTAAGAAGCATTGGAGTTCACTGGCACACGTATATCTCCGGACCCTGAGATACCCATCCAAAAAGTTGGATTTTTATTACAAGAA CTTCAGAAAGATTGCAGCTTCTTTGAAAGAGAAGATTAAATGTGGAATAGAAGTTAACGGTGACCTTTCTTCAGACCCCATGGATGAAGATTTGGCCCCTAAGCGTCACAGTGAGGAGGAGATCTCTGTTGTTATAAGAGACTTGATGGGTCCTTCTTCTAGCTTGGCCGTGGCAAAAGCACTGCATGCATATTTGTCAATAGGGGAACAGTTCTATCAAGATTCGCAGGAACTGAAGGAAAAAATAAGTTGCTTTGAGACGCAAATCCGCAGGCCTTATTTTCATGTAAAGCCGTTGGACACTAATCAGCTAGACAATTGGCATAAGTATCTGAGCTTTGCAGAAACATATGGGGACTTTGATTGG GCTATTAAGCTTTATGAGAGATGCTTAATACCATGCGCTAATGACGCCGAGTTCTGGTTCCGCTATGTGGATTTTGTTGAAAGCAATGGTGGAAGGGAGCTAGCAAACTTCGCGTTGGCCCGAGCATCACAAACTTTTGTCAAG GATGCATCTGCTATCCATCTATTCAATGCACGATTCAAGGAACACGTTGGAGATGCATCTGCCGCTTCTGTTGCTCTGTCTCGATGTGGCGAGGAGCTTGGTGTTGGTTTTGTTGAAAATGTAACTAAGAAGGCTAACATGGAGAAACGAATG GGTAATTTTGAAGCAGCTATTAGTACATACAGAGAGGCTCTGAAGAAAACACTCAGTGGAAAAGAAAACTTAGAAATCACTGCACTGTTGTATGTTCAATTTTCTCGTCTCAAGTACATG ATAACAAACAATGCTGATGAGGCAGCTCAGATTCTGATAGAGGGGAATGAGAAAGTTCCTCACTGCAAATTACTTTTAGAG GAGCTTATAAGACTCGTAATGATGCATGGAGGAGGGTGTCGACAAGTTGATTTGTTACATCCAATCATAGATAAAGAAATATCTCACCAGGATGATTCCTCCGGTGGTCTGAGCGCAGAGGACAAGGAGAACATTTCAAATTTATACATGGAG TTCATTGACCTGTCTGGAACCATACATGATGTGAGGAAGGCTTTGCGTCGACACATTAAATTATTCCCACATTCTGCCAAAGCCAAGTTGCATGAGTCCCGTCCTTTGGGGAATTCGCTAAGAGAGTTGAttcaacaaagagaaaagactCGTGAGTGCTTAAATCAGGACCTATCAACAAACAAAGGCACTGGCAGCAACACgcttgaagaaaagaaagactTTCCTCTGATTCTGAACTCTGATGATGCTGACTATATAAACACCGAGCCTAATGGGGAGTCTCACGTTGAAGAAAACAATAATGTTGCAGATAGGAAGAAGCTCTGTGAGTCACAGAATGATCTGTCTACGGGACAAAAGTCGAATGAAGGTGGTGAACGCTCTCGTGAAGTAAGCCTGCCAATAAAAAACACGCCGCCTGAACCTGGGTTTGTCTCTAAACAAGCTCACTTCTCTTGCAGTTCAGTAGATACTGTGAAATCTGATGCTATAGAGATCCAACCCAGTGGCTTTCGGAGTCACCAAAACCAAGAGTTTCTCAGGCAAGCTAGTCGAAACAGGTTCCAGAGGAGAGATTTCAACCAGAATCGTAGAGATCACAAACCTCGTTCACAGGAGAGACCTCCCCAGATGTCGTATCCTCCTCCAGTCACAACTGGTCGTGGGGGTTTTAACCAGCTGATGGGTGTTTCTCCTCGAGACAATCCCTCAGTCTCACAGAGTCTGCAAAACCAGTGTCAGTACCCCATGGTTCAACCATCTAATGCATATCCCCCTCAAGCCCAGATTCCTGGACACCACATGAATGTAGCCTCGTCTGAGAATCCAGCAGCAGTGCAAAACTCATTCTCACAGATTCCTCAGAACCAACATCAAGGCTCTGCAGCTCAGGTTCAACCATCCTTCGCTTATCCTCAGTCTCAGATTCCTCAGCATCCAGTGCAAAGTAATGACCAAACAGAGGGTCAAGTGCAGAGCTACGAAGCTTATAATCAGATGTGGCAACAATATTACTATTACAATTACCACTActaccaacaacaacaacagcaacagcTTCTGTCTGAACAACCACAACCAAATCAGAATAATCCTCACCCGCAACAAGATCCGAATCTCCTCTCCAAACAGTACCAAACTCAAGCTGGAACTCAGCACCCGCAATCTCAGCATGTGGATACACAGCAACATAGCCAAGAACCACAAAATCAACAGCAAATTCTataccaacaacaacaacaacaagagtgGTTTCAACAGCAGCAAGAGTATCATCTCTATCTTCAGCAACAAGAGTTGCAAGGAGAAGCAAAAGGTCACGAACAGAGACCCTCTGTGCCACAAGTCTCCACAAGGGACAGTGATATACTACAAAAG AGTGGAGAATCTGGAGGACATGAAGTAGAACATTCTTCTGACACTTCCATCACTTCCATATGA
- the LOC108855668 gene encoding pre-mRNA-processing factor 39-2 isoform X1: MVTTEASTAVSGMEPMSPPLESDGPTDFLDNERLKATFSSGSLDFDDWTLLISEVETSFPDDIEKLCLVYDAFLLEFPLCHGYWRKYAYHKIHFCTLEDAVEVLERAIQAATYSLDVWLDYCTFAVAAYEDPNDVCRLFERGISFVGKDYSCCALWDKYIDFLLIKKHWSSLAHVYLRTLRYPSKKLDFYYKNFRKIAASLKEKIKCGIEVNGDLSSDPMDEDLAPKRHSEEEISVVIRDLMGPSSSLAVAKALHAYLSIGEQFYQDSQELKEKISCFETQIRRPYFHVKPLDTNQLDNWHKYLSFAETYGDFDWAIKLYERCLIPCANDAEFWFRYVDFVESNGGRELANFALARASQTFVKDASAIHLFNARFKEHVGDASAASVALSRCGEELGVGFVENVTKKANMEKRMGNFEAAISTYREALKKTLSGKENLEITALLYVQFSRLKYMITNNADEAAQILIEGNEKVPHCKLLLEELIRLVMMHGGGCRQVDLLHPIIDKEISHQDDSSGGLSAEDKENISNLYMEFIDLSGTIHDVRKALRRHIKLFPHSAKAKLHESRPLGNSLRELIQQREKTRECLNQDLSTNKGTGSNTLEEKKDFPLILNSDDADYINTEPNGESHVEENNNVADRKKLCESQNDLSTGQKSNEGGERSREVSLPIKNTPPEPGFVSKQAHFSCSSVDTVKSDAIEIQPSGFRSHQNQEFLRQASRNRFQRRDFNQNRRDHKPRSQERPPQMSYPPPVTTGRGGFNQLMGVSPRDNPSVSQSLQNQCQYPMVQPSNAYPPQAQIPGHHMNVASSENPAAVQNSFSQIPQNQHQGSAAQVQPSFAYPQSQIPQHPVQSNDQTEGQVQSYEAYNQMWQQYYYYNYHYYQQQQQQQLLSEQPQPNQNNPHPQQDPNLLSKQYQTQAGTQHPQSQHVDTQQHSQEPQNQQQILYQQQQQQEWFQQQQEYHLYLQQQELQGEAKGHEQRPSVPQVSTRDSDILQKSGESGGHEVEHSSDTSITSI, encoded by the exons ATGGTGACTACGGAGGCTAGCACCGCCGTCTCCGGTATGGAACCAATGTCTCCGCCCCTAGAATCAGACGGCCCTACTG ATTTCCTTGATAATGAGAGGCTAAAGGCAACGTTTTCAAGTGGAAGTCTTGATTTTGATGATTGGACTTTGTTAATCTCTGAAGTAGAGACTTCGTTCCCA GATGATATTGAGAAGCTGTGTCTAGTGTACGATGCTTTCTTGTTGGAGTTTCCGCTGTGCCATGGCTACTGGAGGAAGTATGCTTACCACAAGATACATTTTTGCACTCTAGAAGATGCTGTTGAAGTTCTCGAACGAGCAATCCAAGCAGCTACTTATTCTCTAGATGTATGGCTTGACTATTGCACTTTCGCTGTTGCTGCGTATGAAGatcctaatgatgtttgtag ATTATTTGAGAGGGGGATCTCATTTGTTGGGAAAGATTATTCTTGCTGCGCTCTCTGGGACAAATATATAGACTTTCTCTTGATTAAGAAGCATTGGAGTTCACTGGCACACGTATATCTCCGGACCCTGAGATACCCATCCAAAAAGTTGGATTTTTATTACAAGAA CTTCAGAAAGATTGCAGCTTCTTTGAAAGAGAAGATTAAATGTGGAATAGAAGTTAACGGTGACCTTTCTTCAGACCCCATGGATGAAGATTTGGCCCCTAAGCGTCACAGTGAGGAGGAGATCTCTGTTGTTATAAGAGACTTGATGGGTCCTTCTTCTAGCTTGGCCGTGGCAAAAGCACTGCATGCATATTTGTCAATAGGGGAACAGTTCTATCAAGATTCGCAGGAACTGAAGGAAAAAATAAGTTGCTTTGAGACGCAAATCCGCAGGCCTTATTTTCATGTAAAGCCGTTGGACACTAATCAGCTAGACAATTGGCATAAGTATCTGAGCTTTGCAGAAACATATGGGGACTTTGATTGG GCTATTAAGCTTTATGAGAGATGCTTAATACCATGCGCTAATGACGCCGAGTTCTGGTTCCGCTATGTGGATTTTGTTGAAAGCAATGGTGGAAGGGAGCTAGCAAACTTCGCGTTGGCCCGAGCATCACAAACTTTTGTCAAG GATGCATCTGCTATCCATCTATTCAATGCACGATTCAAGGAACACGTTGGAGATGCATCTGCCGCTTCTGTTGCTCTGTCTCGATGTGGCGAGGAGCTTGGTGTTGGTTTTGTTGAAAATGTAACTAAGAAGGCTAACATGGAGAAACGAATG GGTAATTTTGAAGCAGCTATTAGTACATACAGAGAGGCTCTGAAGAAAACACTCAGTGGAAAAGAAAACTTAGAAATCACTGCACTGTTGTATGTTCAATTTTCTCGTCTCAAGTACATG ATAACAAACAATGCTGATGAGGCAGCTCAGATTCTGATAGAGGGGAATGAGAAAGTTCCTCACTGCAAATTACTTTTAGAG GAGCTTATAAGACTCGTAATGATGCATGGAGGAGGGTGTCGACAAGTTGATTTGTTACATCCAATCATAGATAAAGAAATATCTCACCAGGATGATTCCTCCGGTGGTCTGAGCGCAGAGGACAAGGAGAACATTTCAAATTTATACATGGAG TTCATTGACCTGTCTGGAACCATACATGATGTGAGGAAGGCTTTGCGTCGACACATTAAATTATTCCCACATTCTGCCAAAGCCAAGTTGCATGAGTCCCGTCCTTTGGGGAATTCGCTAAGAGAGTTGAttcaacaaagagaaaagactCGTGAGTGCTTAAATCAGGACCTATCAACAAACAAAGGCACTGGCAGCAACACgcttgaagaaaagaaagactTTCCTCTGATTCTGAACTCTGATGATGCTGACTATATAAACACCGAGCCTAATGGGGAGTCTCACGTTGAAGAAAACAATAATGTTGCAGATAGGAAGAAGCTCTGTGAGTCACAGAATGATCTGTCTACGGGACAAAAGTCGAATGAAGGTGGTGAACGCTCTCGTGAAGTAAGCCTGCCAATAAAAAACACGCCGCCTGAACCTGGGTTTGTCTCTAAACAAGCTCACTTCTCTTGCAGTTCAGTAGATACTGTGAAATCTGATGCTATAGAGATCCAACCCAGTGGCTTTCGGAGTCACCAAAACCAAGAGTTTCTCAGGCAAGCTAGTCGAAACAGGTTCCAGAGGAGAGATTTCAACCAGAATCGTAGAGATCACAAACCTCGTTCACAGGAGAGACCTCCCCAGATGTCGTATCCTCCTCCAGTCACAACTGGTCGTGGGGGTTTTAACCAGCTGATGGGTGTTTCTCCTCGAGACAATCCCTCAGTCTCACAGAGTCTGCAAAACCAGTGTCAGTACCCCATGGTTCAACCATCTAATGCATATCCCCCTCAAGCCCAGATTCCTGGACACCACATGAATGTAGCCTCGTCTGAGAATCCAGCAGCAGTGCAAAACTCATTCTCACAGATTCCTCAGAACCAACATCAAGGCTCTGCAGCTCAGGTTCAACCATCCTTCGCTTATCCTCAGTCTCAGATTCCTCAGCATCCAGTGCAAAGTAATGACCAAACAGAGGGTCAAGTGCAGAGCTACGAAGCTTATAATCAGATGTGGCAACAATATTACTATTACAATTACCACTActaccaacaacaacaacagcaacagcTTCTGTCTGAACAACCACAACCAAATCAGAATAATCCTCACCCGCAACAAGATCCGAATCTCCTCTCCAAACAGTACCAAACTCAAGCTGGAACTCAGCACCCGCAATCTCAGCATGTGGATACACAGCAACATAGCCAAGAACCACAAAATCAACAGCAAATTCTataccaacaacaacaacaacaagagtgGTTTCAACAGCAGCAAGAGTATCATCTCTATCTTCAGCAACAAGAGTTGCAAGGAGAAGCAAAAGGTCACGAACAGAGACCCTCTGTGCCACAAGTCTCCACAAGGGACAGTGATATACTACAAAAG AGTGGAGAATCTGGAGGACATGAAGTAGAACATTCTTCTGACACTTCCATCACTTCCATATGA
- the LOC108855668 gene encoding pre-mRNA-processing factor 39-2 isoform X3, whose protein sequence is MDEDLAPKRHSEEEISVVIRDLMGPSSSLAVAKALHAYLSIGEQFYQDSQELKEKISCFETQIRRPYFHVKPLDTNQLDNWHKYLSFAETYGDFDWAIKLYERCLIPCANDAEFWFRYVDFVESNGGRELANFALARASQTFVKDASAIHLFNARFKEHVGDASAASVALSRCGEELGVGFVENVTKKANMEKRMGNFEAAISTYREALKKTLSGKENLEITALLYVQFSRLKYMITNNADEAAQILIEGNEKVPHCKLLLEELIRLVMMHGGGCRQVDLLHPIIDKEISHQDDSSGGLSAEDKENISNLYMEFIDLSGTIHDVRKALRRHIKLFPHSAKAKLHESRPLGNSLRELIQQREKTRECLNQDLSTNKGTGSNTLEEKKDFPLILNSDDADYINTEPNGESHVEENNNVADRKKLCESQNDLSTGQKSNEGGERSREVSLPIKNTPPEPGFVSKQAHFSCSSVDTVKSDAIEIQPSGFRSHQNQEFLRQASRNRFQRRDFNQNRRDHKPRSQERPPQMSYPPPVTTGRGGFNQLMGVSPRDNPSVSQSLQNQCQYPMVQPSNAYPPQAQIPGHHMNVASSENPAAVQNSFSQIPQNQHQGSAAQVQPSFAYPQSQIPQHPVQSNDQTEGQVQSYEAYNQMWQQYYYYNYHYYQQQQQQQLLSEQPQPNQNNPHPQQDPNLLSKQYQTQAGTQHPQSQHVDTQQHSQEPQNQQQILYQQQQQQEWFQQQQEYHLYLQQQELQGEAKGHEQRPSVPQVSTRDSDILQKSGESGGHEVEHSSDTSITSI, encoded by the exons ATGGATGAAGATTTGGCCCCTAAGCGTCACAGTGAGGAGGAGATCTCTGTTGTTATAAGAGACTTGATGGGTCCTTCTTCTAGCTTGGCCGTGGCAAAAGCACTGCATGCATATTTGTCAATAGGGGAACAGTTCTATCAAGATTCGCAGGAACTGAAGGAAAAAATAAGTTGCTTTGAGACGCAAATCCGCAGGCCTTATTTTCATGTAAAGCCGTTGGACACTAATCAGCTAGACAATTGGCATAAGTATCTGAGCTTTGCAGAAACATATGGGGACTTTGATTGG GCTATTAAGCTTTATGAGAGATGCTTAATACCATGCGCTAATGACGCCGAGTTCTGGTTCCGCTATGTGGATTTTGTTGAAAGCAATGGTGGAAGGGAGCTAGCAAACTTCGCGTTGGCCCGAGCATCACAAACTTTTGTCAAG GATGCATCTGCTATCCATCTATTCAATGCACGATTCAAGGAACACGTTGGAGATGCATCTGCCGCTTCTGTTGCTCTGTCTCGATGTGGCGAGGAGCTTGGTGTTGGTTTTGTTGAAAATGTAACTAAGAAGGCTAACATGGAGAAACGAATG GGTAATTTTGAAGCAGCTATTAGTACATACAGAGAGGCTCTGAAGAAAACACTCAGTGGAAAAGAAAACTTAGAAATCACTGCACTGTTGTATGTTCAATTTTCTCGTCTCAAGTACATG ATAACAAACAATGCTGATGAGGCAGCTCAGATTCTGATAGAGGGGAATGAGAAAGTTCCTCACTGCAAATTACTTTTAGAG GAGCTTATAAGACTCGTAATGATGCATGGAGGAGGGTGTCGACAAGTTGATTTGTTACATCCAATCATAGATAAAGAAATATCTCACCAGGATGATTCCTCCGGTGGTCTGAGCGCAGAGGACAAGGAGAACATTTCAAATTTATACATGGAG TTCATTGACCTGTCTGGAACCATACATGATGTGAGGAAGGCTTTGCGTCGACACATTAAATTATTCCCACATTCTGCCAAAGCCAAGTTGCATGAGTCCCGTCCTTTGGGGAATTCGCTAAGAGAGTTGAttcaacaaagagaaaagactCGTGAGTGCTTAAATCAGGACCTATCAACAAACAAAGGCACTGGCAGCAACACgcttgaagaaaagaaagactTTCCTCTGATTCTGAACTCTGATGATGCTGACTATATAAACACCGAGCCTAATGGGGAGTCTCACGTTGAAGAAAACAATAATGTTGCAGATAGGAAGAAGCTCTGTGAGTCACAGAATGATCTGTCTACGGGACAAAAGTCGAATGAAGGTGGTGAACGCTCTCGTGAAGTAAGCCTGCCAATAAAAAACACGCCGCCTGAACCTGGGTTTGTCTCTAAACAAGCTCACTTCTCTTGCAGTTCAGTAGATACTGTGAAATCTGATGCTATAGAGATCCAACCCAGTGGCTTTCGGAGTCACCAAAACCAAGAGTTTCTCAGGCAAGCTAGTCGAAACAGGTTCCAGAGGAGAGATTTCAACCAGAATCGTAGAGATCACAAACCTCGTTCACAGGAGAGACCTCCCCAGATGTCGTATCCTCCTCCAGTCACAACTGGTCGTGGGGGTTTTAACCAGCTGATGGGTGTTTCTCCTCGAGACAATCCCTCAGTCTCACAGAGTCTGCAAAACCAGTGTCAGTACCCCATGGTTCAACCATCTAATGCATATCCCCCTCAAGCCCAGATTCCTGGACACCACATGAATGTAGCCTCGTCTGAGAATCCAGCAGCAGTGCAAAACTCATTCTCACAGATTCCTCAGAACCAACATCAAGGCTCTGCAGCTCAGGTTCAACCATCCTTCGCTTATCCTCAGTCTCAGATTCCTCAGCATCCAGTGCAAAGTAATGACCAAACAGAGGGTCAAGTGCAGAGCTACGAAGCTTATAATCAGATGTGGCAACAATATTACTATTACAATTACCACTActaccaacaacaacaacagcaacagcTTCTGTCTGAACAACCACAACCAAATCAGAATAATCCTCACCCGCAACAAGATCCGAATCTCCTCTCCAAACAGTACCAAACTCAAGCTGGAACTCAGCACCCGCAATCTCAGCATGTGGATACACAGCAACATAGCCAAGAACCACAAAATCAACAGCAAATTCTataccaacaacaacaacaacaagagtgGTTTCAACAGCAGCAAGAGTATCATCTCTATCTTCAGCAACAAGAGTTGCAAGGAGAAGCAAAAGGTCACGAACAGAGACCCTCTGTGCCACAAGTCTCCACAAGGGACAGTGATATACTACAAAAG AGTGGAGAATCTGGAGGACATGAAGTAGAACATTCTTCTGACACTTCCATCACTTCCATATGA